Proteins encoded within one genomic window of Macrotis lagotis isolate mMagLag1 chromosome 3, bilby.v1.9.chrom.fasta, whole genome shotgun sequence:
- the LOC141516602 gene encoding large ribosomal subunit protein uL11-like produces the protein MPPKFDPNEIKVVFLRCTGGEVGVTSALAPKIGPLGLSPKKVGDDIAKTTDDWKGLRITVKFIIQNRQAQIEVVPSASALIIKALKEPPRDTKKQKNIKHSGNITFDEIVNIARQMSHLSLARELSGTIKEILGTVQSVGCNIDGRHPHDVIDDINSGAVECPAS, from the coding sequence ATGCCTCCCAAGTTTGATCCTAATGAAATCAAAGTCGTGTTTTTAAGGTGCACTGGTGGTGAAGTTGGTGTCACATCAGCTCTGGCCCCAAAAATTGGTCCCTTGGGTTTGTCTCCAAAAAAGGTTGGTGATGACATTGCCAAGACAACTGATGACTGGAAAGGGCTTAGGATTACAGTGAAATTTATCATTCAGAACAGACAGGCCCAGATTGAGGTGGTACCTTCTGCCTCAGCCTTGATCATCAAAGCTCTAAAGGAACCTCCTCGAGAcacaaagaagcagaaaaatattaaacacagTGGAAACATCACTTTTGATGAGATTGTCAACATTGCTAGACAGATGAGCCACCTATCCTTGGCAAGAGAACTCTCTGGAACTATTAAAGAGATCCTTGGAACAGTCCAGTCTGTGGGCTGCAACATTGATGGCAGAcatcctcatgatgtcattgatgaCATCAATAGTGGAGCAGTGGAATGTCCAGCAAGTTAA